From the genome of Lotus japonicus ecotype B-129 chromosome 6, LjGifu_v1.2, one region includes:
- the LOC130722378 gene encoding ARF guanine-nucleotide exchange factor GNOM-like produces the protein MGHQKMQMQTGFSAIEDQSELCGAGYHHKTTIACMINAEIGSVLAVMRRNVRWGVHYMSDDDQSEHFLVQSLKTLRRQIFNWQNQWHSINPALYLQPFLDVIQSDETGAPITGVALSSVYKILTLDMIDQNTVNVGDTMHLVVDAVTSCRFEVTDPGSEEVVLMKILQVLLACVKIKASVILSNQQVCTIVNTCFRIVHQAGTKGELLQRIARYTMHELVRCIFSHLQDIDNTESTLINGRTTSKQETSGLNNEHASACRSLGNGSLNAASVGRPFPTDLASSTTPVVRVTLMPENTTNASSGKEIDPLELQLMTERYGVPCMVEIFHFLSSLLNVVEHMGKNSRLNKLTFDEDVPLFALTLINSAIELGGPSFHRHPRLLSLIQDELFCNLMQFSSSMSPLVLSMVCSIVLNLYHHLRTELKLQLEAFFSCVIFRLAQSKYGASYQQQEVVMEALVDFCRQKSFMAEMYANFDCDITCSNVFEDITNMLSKSAFPVNSPLSSIHILALDGLTAVVQGIADRIGNGSVNSEQSPVNFEQFTPFWQEKCESFDDPNAWVPFVRRRKCFKKRLMIGADHFNRDVKKGLEFLQGTHILPDKLDSESVAYFFRYTTGLDKNLIGDFLGNHDEFSVQVLHEFARTFDFQNMTLDTALRLFLETFRLPGESQKIHRVLEAFSESYYEQSPHILANKDAALVLSYSIILLNTDQHNAQVKKRMTEEDFIRNNRRINGGNDLPREFLSEIYRSICKNEIRITCEPGFVSPEMTSNQWISLMHKSTAPFIVSDSRAYLDYDMFVILSGPTIASISVVFDNAENKEVCQTCIDGFLAIAKISAYYQLENVLDDLVVCLCKFFTILDPLSVEESVLAFGDDTKARMATETVFTIASRYGDYIRTGWRNILDCILKLHKLGLLPTNIASDTASTSELSTENGHGPNSNSLSSTHRRSISTPKRSSGLFRRFSQLLSLGTEELISIPTEEQLFAHQQAVQTIHKCHIDNIFIESKFLQAESLMQLARALINAGAQRQKRNKISEDEDASVFCLELLIAITLNNRDRIGLLWKSVYENISNIVKSTVMPCALVEKAVFGLLRICHRLLPYKENITDELLRSLQLILKLDALVADAYYEKITQEVCRLVKENASHIRSHLGWCTVTSLLLITARHLEASEAGFDTLLFIMSDGAHLLPANYILCVDVARQFAESRVGLVDRSVVALDLMADSVNCLEKWTNDAKQAAKEEEVESMLQDIGEMWLRLVQGIRKVCLDQREEVRNHAVLSLQKCMTGAVGTHLPCDLSFQYFNQVIFTLLDDLLEISQTYPQKEYRNMEGTLIVALKLLFEVFLQLLQELSQSEAFCKLWVGVLSRVEKCVKMKGRGWRSEKFQELVPEHLKKTLLVMKSGGILVKSAGLGENSLWELTWLHVKNIAPSLQSEVFPEQGSEQLKLQHKQIETVGSLEPDANIYVPSNETVGQDGAGIG, from the exons ATGGGACATCAAAAGATGCAAATGCAAACTGGTTTCAGCGCAATAGAAGACCAATCTGAGCTATGTGGTGCCGGATATCATCACAAAACTACTATAGCATGCATGATCAATGCAGAAATTGGTTCTGTTTTGGCAGTCATGCGAAGAAATGTTAGATGGGGGGTTCATTATATGTCAGATGATGACCAATCAGAGCACTTTCTTGTTCAGTCTTTGAAGACACTGAGGAGGCAAATTTTCAATTGGCAGAATCAATGGCATTCCATCAACCCTGCTCTGTATCTCCAGCCATTTCTGGATGTGATtcaatcagatgaaactggtgCACCAATTACTGGTGTTGCTTTGTCATCTGTTTACAAGATCTTAACTCTGGACATGATTGATCAAAACACTGTCAACGTTGGGGATACCATGCACTTGGTGGTTGATGCTGTCACAAGTTGCAGATTTGAGGTGACTGATCCTGGATCAGAAGAAGTGGTATTAATGAAGATTTTACAAGTTCTTCTTGCATGTGTGAAAATTAAAGCTTCTGTAATACTGAGTAACCAACAGGTTTGCACCATTGTGAATACTTGTTTCCGTATAGTTCATCAAGCAGGAACCAAAGGTGAGCTGTTGCAGCGGATAGCACGGTACACAATGCATGAACTCGTTAGGTGTATATTCTCTCACCTTCAGGATATTGACAATACAGAGAGTACATTGATAAATGGGAGAACTACTTCAAAACAAGAG ACCAGTGGGCTAAATAATGAGCATGCTTCAGCATGCAGATCATTGGGAAATGGGAGCCTGAATGCTGCATCTGTTGGTCGACCATTTCCCACAGACCTTGCTTCCAGTACTACACCTGTTGTTAGAGTAACTTTAATGCCTGAAAATACAACTAATGCTAGCAGTGGCAAGGAAATTGATCCACTTGAATTGCAGCTCATGACTGAACGTTATGGGGTTCCCTGTATGGTGGAAATATTTCACTTCTTGAGTTCTTTGTTGAATGTTGTTGAGCATATGGGGAAGAACTCTAGATTAAACAAACTAACGTTTGATGAAGATGTGCCTCTTTTTGCCTTAACTTTGATTAATTCAGCCATTGAGTTAGGAGGGCCTTCCTTTCACCGTCACCCTAGATTGCTGAGTTTAATTCAGGATGAGTTATTCTGTAATCTTATGCAATTCAGTTCATCAATGAGCCCTCTTGTGCTTTCAATGGTCTGTAGCATTGTTCTCAATTTGTACCACCATCTTCGTACAGAACTCAAATTACAGCTAGAAGCATTTTTTTCTTGTGTAATTTTTAGGCTTGCACAAAGCAAATATGGGGCTTCATATCAGCAACAGGAAGTTGTGATGGAGGCGCTTGTTGATTTTTGCAGGCAAAAGTCATTCATGGCAGAGATGTATGCTAACTTCGATTGTGACATTACTTGCAGTAATGTGTTCGAAGACATTACTAATATGTTGTCTAAAAGTGCATTTCCTGTGAATAGTCCATTATCTTCCATTCATATTCTTGCCCTGGATGGTCTTACTGCTGTAGTGCAGGGAATTGCCGATAGGATAGGTAATGGATCTGTAAATTCAGAACAGTCTCCTGTGAATTTTGAACAGTTTACACCATTCTGGCAGGAAAAGTGTGAAAGTTTTGATGACCCAAATGCATGGGTTCCTTTTGTCCGCCGAAGAAAGTGCTTCAAGAAAAGATTGATGATTGGAGCTGATCATTTCAATCGTGATGTTAAGAAAGGTCTTGAATTTCTCCAAGGAACACATATTTTGCCTGACAAACTTGATTCTGAAAGTGTTGCCTACTTTTTTAGATACACCACTGGGTTGGACAAGAATCTCATTGGTGATTTCCTTGGAAATCATGATGAATTCAGTGTTCAGGTTCTTCATGAGTTTGCTAGAACGTTTGATTTCCAAAATATGACCTTAGACACAGCCCTGCGTCTATTTTTGGAGACTTTTAGGCTTCCTGGAGAATCACAGAAAATACATAGGGTGCTTGAAGCTTTCTCTGAGAGCTACTATGAGCAGTCGCCACATATCCTTGCTAACAAGGATGCTGCTCTTGTGCTGTCATACTCTATTATATTGCTCAATACAGATCAGCACAATGCGCAGGTCAAAAAGAGGATGACAGAAGAGGATTTTATCAGGAATAATAGGCGTATAAATGGTGGCAATGATCTGCCTCGAGAATTCCTATCAGAGATTTACCGTTCAATTTGTAAGAATGAAATCCGCATAACCTGTGAGCCAGGCTTTGTATCTCCTGAGATGACATCAAATCAGTGGATTTCTCTGATGCACAAGTCAACTGCTCCATTCATTGTATCTGATTCCAGAGCATACCTAGATTATGACATGTTTGTTATACTGTCAGGCCCGACAATTGCTTCCATTTCTGTGGTATTTGATAATGCTGAAAATAAAGAGGTATGCCAAACATGTATAGATGGATTCCTAGCTATTGCAAAGATATCAGCTTACTATCAACTAGAAAACGTACTTGATGATCTGGTTGTGTGCCTCTGTAAGTTCTTCACCATTTTGGATCCATTATCAGTTGAGGAATCTGTCTTAGCCTTTGGAGATGACACAAAAGCAAGAATGGCAACTGAGACAGTTTTCACTATTGCAAGTAGGTATGGTGATTACATCCGCACAGGGTGGAGGAATATCCTTGATTGCATCTTAAAATTGCACAAGTTAGGCCTTCTTCCTACTAATATAGCCAGTGATACAGCTAGCACGTCAGAGCTTTCTACAGAAAATGGACATGGGCCCAATTCAAATTCTTTATCATCAACTCATCGTCGATCTATTAGCACTCCAAAGAGATCTTCAGGATTATTCAGAAGGTTTAGTCAACTCTTATCTCTTGGCACTGAAGAGTTAATATCAATACCAACTGAAGAACAACTGTTTGCTCATCAGCAAGCTGTACAAACAATTCACAAGTGTCACATTGACAACATATTCATTGAGAGTAAATTTCTGCAAGCTGAATCTCTGATGCAGCTTGCAAGAGCTCTCATTAATGCTGGAGCTCAACGGCAGAAAAGGAACAAAATATCTGAGGATGAAGATGCTTCAGTTTTTTGTCTGGAGTTACTGATAGCAATCACTCTGAATAACAGGGATAGAATTGGACTTCTTTGGAAGAGTGTTTATGAGAACATATCTAATATTGTTAAATCAACTGTGATGCCTTGTGCACTGGTAGAAAAAGCTGTTTTTGGACTTCTTAGGATATGCCATCGCTTACTTCCCTACAAAGAGAACATTACTGATGAACTTTTGAGGTCTCTGCAGCTTATCTTGAAGCTTGATGCTCTGGTTGCAGATGCATACTATGAGAAGATTACACAGGAGGTCTGTCGCCTTGTTAAGGAAAATGCTTCTCATATTAGGTCTCATTTAGGATGGTGCACAGTTACATCACTGCTCTTGATCACTGCAAGACATCTTGAAGCATCTGAGGCTGGATTCGATACGCTGTTGTTTATTATGTCTGATGGAGCTCACTTGCTCCCTGCTAATTATATTCTCTGTGTGGATGTTGCAAGGCAGTTTGCTGAGTCTCGTGTAGGACTGGTAGACCGGTCAGTTGTAGCACTAGATCTTATGGCAGATTCTGTCAATTGTTTAGAGAAGTGGACTAATGATGCGAAGCAAGCAGCCAAAGAAGAGGAAGTGGAAAGTATGTTGCAGGATATTGGGGAAATGTGGTTAAGGTTAGTACAGGGAATAAGGAAAGTATGTTTGGACCAAAGAGAGGAGGTTAGGAATCACGCGGTGTTATCTTTGCAGAAGTGCATGACAGGAGCAGTTGGTACTCATCTTCCATGTGATTTGTCGTTTCAGTATTTTAATCAAGTGATCTTCACCTTGCTGGATGACCTGCTTGAAATTTCTCAGACATACCCTCAAAAGGAATACCGGAACATGGAAGGAACACTTATTGTTGCCTTGAAGCTCTTATTTGAAGTTTTCCTCCAGTTACTCCAAGAACTATCACAATCCGAAGCCTTCTGCAAACTATGGGTGGGTGTGCTAAGCCGTGTGGAAAAATGTGTGAAGATGAAAGGTAGGGGATGGAGAAGTGAGAAGTTTCAAGAGCTTGTGCCTGAGCATCTGAAGAAAACTTTGCTTGTTATGAAATCAGGCGGCATACTAGTTAAGAGCGCCGGCTTAGGTGAAAACAGTTTGTGGGAACTGACATGGCTACATGTGAAAAATATTGCTCCATCCTTGCAGTCTGAGGTGTTCCCTGAGCAAGGTTCAGAACAGTTGAAGTTGCAGCACAAACAGATTGAAACAGTTGGAAGTTTGGAACCTGATGCAAACATTTATGTTCCTTCAAATGAAACAGTGGGCCAAGATGGTGCTGGTATTGGTTAG
- the LOC130726440 gene encoding thylakoid lumenal 15 kDa protein 1, chloroplastic — protein sequence MAFVLNVSLSSTSKLHHNHLSKSSPSISTSSTPSLPLVLGLNPKQSLKASQKLTFSLAESLPSAAIVALLSASFFFVDPALAFRGGGPYGQEVTRGQDLSGKDFSGRTLIKQDFKTSILRQANFKGAKLLGASFFDSDLTGADLSDADLRSADFSLANVTKANLSNANLEGALATGNTSFKGSNITGADFTDVPLRDDQREYLCKVADGVNPTTGNATRETLLCN from the exons ATGGCTTTTGTTCTCAATGTCTCATTGTCTTCAACATCCAAACTTCATCACAATCATCTCTCAAAGTCTTCACCCTCCATTTCCACAAGCTCCACACCTTCTCTTCCTCTGGTTCTG GGACTCAATCCGAAGCAAAGTCTCAAAGCCTCTCAAAAACTCACATTTTCACTGGCTGAATCACTGCCTAGTGCTGCCATCGTTGCTCTCCTCtctgcttctttcttctttgttgatCCTGCGCTTGCATTCAGG GGTGGAGGACCATATGGGCAAGAGGTGACTAGGGGACAAGATCTTTCTGGGAAGGATTTCAGTGGCAGGACTTTGATCAAGCAAGACTTCAAAacg TCTATACTTCGACAAGCCAATTTTAAAGGTGCAAAGTTGTTAGGTGCTAGCTTCTTTGATTCTGATTTAACAG GTGCTGATCTTTCTGATGCTGATCTTAGAAGTGCAGATTTTTCTCTGGCAAATGTGACTAAG GCAAATTTGAGCAATGCTAACTTGGAAGGTGCACTTGCAACGGGAAATACATCATTTAAGGGATCAAATATTACAGGCGCCG ATTTCACTGATGTGCCATTAAGAGATGATCAACGTGAATACCTATGTAAAGTTGCTGATGG AGTGAACCCAACAACTGGAAATGCTACGCGTGAAACATTGCTATGCAATTAG